The Dyadobacter sandarakinus DNA window AGGGCACTGTGATCAATTGCAATGATCCTGCGTCCGCAGGAGGACTGTATGGATCGGCGGACATTGTTACCAAAAAGAAGTTCAGGGATTTCAGGGCGCATGTGGAATTTCTGATCACCAAGGAAGGCGGCAACAGCGGTGTGTACCTCCAAAACCGGTACGAAATCCAGGTGCTGGATGGTGATACCACGTCCCACGGGATGGCGGCGGTGATCAACGAGTCGCGCTCGCCTTATTTCGCCTATAATGGCATCGGAAAATGGAATGCCTACGATATTCTTTTCCGCGCAGCCAGGTTTGAGAATGGAAAACTGGTGGAGCAGCCGATGGTCACTCTTTATTTTAATGGAAAAAAAGTACACACCAACCAGCGCATTTCTCAGGTTTGGGGAGGCCCCAACTCGGGTATTGATGGCGGAAATGATGGCGGCAAAGGCATCACCGACACACCGGGTGGACTCAAACTTCAATCAGAAGGACATGACGTGTACTTCCGTAACATCTGGATCAAGGAAATGGAGCTCACCAAGCCGGATACTGATTTTTAACCAATGATGAAAAAACTGCTGCTCTCCACCACAGCCGCATTCGTGATATGCATTCAGGTTCGCGCGCAGACCGTCAACACTGCCGGTCTTGACAGCTTGTTTGACATATTATATGCTAAAAACAAGTCGATGGCCAGTGTAGCAATTGCCAGAAACGGGAAGGTACTTTATGCAAAAGCCACGGGCCTCGCAGCCCAAAGTCCTGCGCCGGTACCTTCCACCGTGCACACGCGCTACCGCGTGGGTTCGATTACCAAAACCTTCACGGCTACGCTGATCATGCAGCTGGTAGACCAGAAGAAGCTGCAACTTTCCACGCCCCTCTCGCAATTCTTTCCGCAGGTACCCAATGCGTCGGAGATCACGATCCGGCAAATGCTCAACCACCGGAGCGGGATCCACAACTTTACTGCGGATCCGGAATACCTGTCGTACATGCTGCAACCCAAAACACACGCCGAGATGGTCGCGATCATAGCTGCCACGAAGCCCGATTTTGCACCAAATGAAAAAGCATCGTACAGCAACTCCAATTACGTGCTGCTCGGCTACATTGTGGAGAAGCTTACCGGCAAAAGCTACGCAGAGAATATTACGACGCGCATTGCCGGGAAGGCAGGCCTGAAAGAAACCTACGTGGGACAAAAAGCGGATGCAGGCAAGCAGGAAGCCATTTCTTTCGCGTATGACGACGAATGGAAACCATTGCCCGAATCGGATGCCGGCATCCTTGCGGGAGCAGGCTCAATCGTTTCCACGCCTACGGACCTGACCCGCTTCATTACTGCCTTGTTTCAGGGAAAACTGGTGTCGGTTCAAAGCCTGAATGAGATGAAAACCATTTCGGATGGTTTCGGGCTGGGTTTGATCCAGGTACCTTATGAATACCGGAAAGGTTATGGGCATAATGGCGTGGTCGACGGATTTTTATCAAACCTGTTCTACTTCCCGGATGACAGCCTGGCTGTATCGGTGTGTACCAACGGATCCACGTATTCGATCAACGACCTCGTGATTGCGCTCCTTAACGCCTGCTACCAGAAACCCCTGAAAATTCCACAGTTTAAGGAATTCAAGGTAAATGCGGCTGACCTGACCCAGTACACCGGTACGTATTCCAGTGCGCAGCTCCCTTTTTCAATTACCATTAAAAAAGACAGCACCTACCTCACGGCCCAGGCAACAGGCCAGGCGGCATTTCCGCTGGAACCCAGCGCCAAACACGAGTTCCGATTTGACCAGGCGGGCATTGTGATGGAATTTAACCCGCAGCAGAACCAGTTTTTACTTCGGCAGGGAGGCGGAAATTTTGTATTCAAACGCGAATACTGAATGTAACTGGCACAAAAATGATGGCATAACTTCCTCAACTCGGACTACTATGTTATCAGAAAAATTCAGGTTAACAGGAAAAACAGCTTTGATCACCGGATCCAGCCAGGGGATCGGACAGGGAATTGCGGCTGCATTCGCGGAGTAT harbors:
- a CDS encoding 3-keto-disaccharide hydrolase, giving the protein MKRIALLAAGPALAATLAQAQVGVGTRMLTGAEMYLDGSRKMLDEKWVYWDGPRLKAKPPIKWTVVKDPVDEGTVINCNDPASAGGLYGSADIVTKKKFRDFRAHVEFLITKEGGNSGVYLQNRYEIQVLDGDTTSHGMAAVINESRSPYFAYNGIGKWNAYDILFRAARFENGKLVEQPMVTLYFNGKKVHTNQRISQVWGGPNSGIDGGNDGGKGITDTPGGLKLQSEGHDVYFRNIWIKEMELTKPDTDF
- a CDS encoding serine hydrolase domain-containing protein, translated to MMKKLLLSTTAAFVICIQVRAQTVNTAGLDSLFDILYAKNKSMASVAIARNGKVLYAKATGLAAQSPAPVPSTVHTRYRVGSITKTFTATLIMQLVDQKKLQLSTPLSQFFPQVPNASEITIRQMLNHRSGIHNFTADPEYLSYMLQPKTHAEMVAIIAATKPDFAPNEKASYSNSNYVLLGYIVEKLTGKSYAENITTRIAGKAGLKETYVGQKADAGKQEAISFAYDDEWKPLPESDAGILAGAGSIVSTPTDLTRFITALFQGKLVSVQSLNEMKTISDGFGLGLIQVPYEYRKGYGHNGVVDGFLSNLFYFPDDSLAVSVCTNGSTYSINDLVIALLNACYQKPLKIPQFKEFKVNAADLTQYTGTYSSAQLPFSITIKKDSTYLTAQATGQAAFPLEPSAKHEFRFDQAGIVMEFNPQQNQFLLRQGGGNFVFKREY